The proteins below come from a single Flavobacterium lindanitolerans genomic window:
- a CDS encoding DUF6624 domain-containing protein, translating into MKLKLFAVFFITCPLTTFGQDIVYKDIAQQLLSIDESDQKYRNQIDETISRFGNNSKEAKELFKNMKTTDSLNLIQVEKILSKYGWLGADKIGSQANTTLFMVIQHADLPAQLKYLPVMRTAVKQGNAKAASLALLEDRAALKQGKKQIYGSQVSWNMETNVSFVAPLEDPDNVDKRRAAVGLPTLADYLLEIGLDWNVEQYKKELPELEKTFFKKK; encoded by the coding sequence ATGAAATTAAAATTATTTGCGGTCTTCTTCATCACTTGCCCGCTTACCACATTTGGACAAGACATCGTCTACAAAGACATTGCGCAACAATTGTTATCAATTGATGAATCAGACCAGAAATACCGAAACCAGATTGACGAAACAATCAGCCGTTTTGGAAACAACTCAAAAGAGGCAAAGGAACTTTTCAAAAACATGAAAACTACTGACTCACTGAATCTGATTCAGGTTGAAAAAATACTCAGCAAATACGGTTGGCTGGGTGCTGACAAAATTGGCAGCCAGGCCAATACCACACTGTTTATGGTGATACAGCATGCTGATTTACCGGCACAGCTAAAATACCTTCCCGTAATGAGAACCGCCGTAAAACAAGGAAATGCAAAAGCCGCATCGCTGGCATTACTCGAAGACCGTGCCGCTTTAAAACAAGGAAAAAAACAGATTTACGGCAGCCAGGTTAGCTGGAATATGGAAACCAATGTCAGTTTTGTAGCTCCGCTCGAAGATCCGGACAATGTAGACAAACGCAGGGCTGCAGTAGGACTTCCAACACTAGCCGATTATCTGTTGGAAATTGGGCTGGACTGGAATGTCGAGCAATACAAAAAAGAACTGCCCGAACTTGAAAAAACTTTCTTTAAAAAGAAATAG
- a CDS encoding VOC family protein, whose amino-acid sequence MATINTYLNFNGNTEEAFNFYKAAFGGEFAVVMRFGDTPGCEEMPATDKNKIMHIALPIGGNMLMGTDVPETMEQVKNGTSVSISVNTDSEQQTRDLFEKLSAGGDVKMPLDNMFWGALYGMFTDKFGIQWMLNYEYEK is encoded by the coding sequence ATGGCAACAATCAACACTTATCTGAATTTTAATGGCAATACAGAAGAAGCCTTTAATTTTTACAAAGCTGCTTTTGGCGGCGAATTTGCAGTCGTGATGCGATTCGGGGATACTCCGGGATGCGAGGAAATGCCCGCTACAGACAAAAACAAAATCATGCATATTGCTTTGCCAATTGGCGGAAATATGCTGATGGGAACCGATGTTCCGGAAACAATGGAACAGGTAAAAAACGGAACCAGTGTGTCCATTTCAGTCAATACCGATTCAGAACAGCAAACCAGAGATCTATTCGAAAAGCTTTCCGCAGGAGGCGATGTCAAAATGCCTTTAGATAATATGTTCTGGGGTGCCTTATATGGTATGTTTACTGATAAATTTGGTATTCAGTGGATGCTCAATTATGAATATGAAAAATAA
- a CDS encoding VOC family protein — MATQIFVNLPVKNLNRSIEFFRKLGYTFNPQFTDENATCMIISDTIFVMLVVEPLFLNFTKNELCDTRKYTESIICLSAESRDAVDEMVKKAIAAGATTPVDKQDHGWMYGHGFQDLDGHLWEIAYMDISAMPQ, encoded by the coding sequence ATGGCAACACAAATTTTTGTAAACCTTCCCGTAAAGAACCTTAACCGCTCTATTGAATTTTTCAGAAAACTAGGTTACACTTTCAATCCTCAGTTCACAGATGAAAATGCTACATGCATGATTATTAGCGATACTATTTTCGTGATGTTGGTAGTCGAACCTTTGTTCCTGAACTTTACCAAAAATGAGCTTTGTGATACACGCAAGTATACGGAGAGCATCATTTGCCTTTCGGCAGAAAGCCGTGATGCCGTAGACGAAATGGTGAAAAAAGCCATCGCTGCCGGTGCTACAACACCGGTTGACAAACAGGATCATGGCTGGATGTACGGACACGGGTTTCAGGACCTGGACGGACACCTCTGGGAAATTGCCTATATGGATATAAGCGCAATGCCACAATAA
- a CDS encoding DUF6624 domain-containing protein yields MKSKLFLLLLLTCFYAFGQDYRSTIAQAEQLYNIKNYAKSTSKYKEAFTIEQKNSNDYYNAACSAALSGKKDLAFEWLNQALKNGWTNLQHMKSDTDLKTLHTDKKWDKLIAAIQQEIDKGAVGIDKPLQAELIAIYNDDQTIRQHYMTALKEFGNQSKQADSIAKIMGYKDSINLIKVKDILDKRGWVGPNKVGAQANMTLFLVIQHSDLETQQKYLPMMREAVKNKNAQSSALALLEDRVALGEGKKQIYGSQIGYDSKTTKNYVLPLEDPDNVDHRREEVGLGPISEYVKTWDIVWNVEEYKLMLSEIEKQKKKTN; encoded by the coding sequence ATGAAATCAAAATTATTCCTGCTTTTGCTATTAACCTGTTTCTATGCTTTTGGACAAGATTACCGTTCCACAATTGCCCAAGCCGAACAACTCTACAACATTAAAAACTATGCAAAATCAACCTCTAAATATAAGGAGGCCTTTACAATTGAACAGAAAAACAGTAATGATTATTACAATGCAGCCTGCTCAGCTGCACTTTCGGGTAAAAAGGATTTGGCTTTTGAATGGCTGAATCAGGCTCTCAAAAATGGCTGGACCAACTTACAGCACATGAAATCAGATACCGATCTGAAAACGCTTCATACCGATAAAAAATGGGATAAACTTATAGCTGCAATACAGCAAGAAATAGATAAAGGAGCAGTAGGCATAGATAAGCCGCTTCAGGCAGAATTGATTGCTATTTATAATGATGACCAAACAATACGCCAACATTATATGACCGCACTAAAAGAATTTGGCAACCAAAGCAAACAGGCTGACAGTATAGCTAAAATTATGGGATATAAAGACAGCATTAACCTTATTAAAGTAAAAGACATTTTGGACAAAAGAGGCTGGGTTGGTCCGAATAAAGTAGGCGCTCAGGCAAATATGACATTGTTTCTTGTAATACAGCATTCAGATTTAGAAACACAGCAAAAATACCTTCCTATGATGCGGGAAGCAGTCAAAAATAAAAACGCCCAAAGTAGCGCGCTTGCTCTTTTGGAAGACAGGGTTGCTTTAGGAGAGGGAAAAAAACAGATTTACGGCAGTCAGATTGGATACGACAGTAAAACCACAAAAAACTATGTACTGCCACTGGAAGATCCTGACAATGTGGACCACCGAAGAGAAGAGGTTGGACTGGGACCAATTTCTGAATATGTAAAGACCTGGGACATAGTCTGGAATGTAGAAGAGTATAAACTAATGCTTTCCGAAATAGAAAAACAAAAGAAAAAAACGAACTAA
- a CDS encoding serine hydrolase domain-containing protein yields MKHFFLLVLSVIVFISCKNTPENNIKEIASSYNKKGAFNGALLVAKNGKILYDTVLGYSNFKTKEPLNSNTAFYIASLAKPFTALAIMQLKEQKKLSYDNPISLYIPNIPEFTQKVTIRQLLNHTAGIPDYEKEMPNVKNLMNEQVMQWLATKNSLNFSPGEKFEYSNTGYIILAAIIEKISGKSYAGFCKEAIFKPLNLNRTIVYDTTKPTITNRAIGYNKNKEPDDYSILTTGDGSIFSTTKDLFIWEQALYGQKLLSRKEMENAYKTATLNDGSISNYGFGWNIKEENGQKIVSHTGGLNGYRACIWRNLHEKTVVIVLTNQGDAFPLQEFMEAIEKEL; encoded by the coding sequence ATGAAACATTTCTTTCTTCTGGTTCTCTCAGTAATTGTATTCATATCGTGTAAAAATACACCTGAAAACAACATTAAAGAAATAGCTAGCAGCTATAATAAAAAAGGAGCTTTCAATGGTGCGCTTTTAGTTGCCAAAAATGGAAAGATCCTTTACGACACTGTTTTAGGCTATAGCAATTTCAAGACAAAAGAGCCTTTAAACAGTAATACTGCTTTTTATATCGCTTCGCTTGCCAAGCCATTTACAGCTTTGGCTATTATGCAATTGAAAGAGCAGAAAAAATTATCATACGATAATCCAATTTCACTATATATCCCAAATATCCCGGAGTTTACACAAAAAGTTACCATACGCCAATTACTCAATCATACAGCAGGAATTCCCGATTATGAAAAGGAAATGCCTAATGTAAAAAATCTTATGAATGAGCAGGTTATGCAATGGCTTGCTACAAAAAACAGCCTGAACTTTTCGCCTGGTGAAAAATTCGAGTACAGTAATACCGGCTACATTATTTTAGCCGCAATTATTGAAAAAATAAGCGGTAAATCATATGCCGGTTTTTGCAAGGAAGCCATTTTCAAGCCTTTAAATTTAAATCGGACTATTGTCTACGATACTACAAAACCCACAATTACAAACAGAGCCATTGGTTACAACAAAAACAAAGAACCCGACGATTATTCGATTTTAACTACTGGCGATGGGAGTATTTTCTCAACGACAAAAGATTTGTTTATATGGGAACAGGCTCTTTATGGGCAAAAGCTGCTTAGCAGAAAAGAAATGGAAAATGCCTATAAAACCGCAACGCTAAATGATGGAAGCATTTCTAATTATGGTTTTGGCTGGAATATAAAAGAAGAAAATGGTCAGAAAATCGTAAGCCATACCGGTGGATTAAATGGTTATAGAGCCTGTATTTGGAGAAATCTCCACGAAAAAACCGTTGTAATCGTACTAACAAACCAGGGCGACGCTTTTCCTTTACAGGAATTTATGGAAGCAATTGAAAAAGAACTTTAA
- a CDS encoding DinB family protein, whose protein sequence is MKITTTSNRMFSLLVLYDMQTLYFERALEKISDEDAHKRLDTKANHIAWLTGSLVQQRYEIANLLGYSEKQKASELFQDGKGIQDGLKYPSLSQFRDDWKKISPVLKDLLAKITDQKLDEKFEMMPGMSLTYYELITFIIYREANCIGQIALWRRLLGYEALRYDDM, encoded by the coding sequence ATGAAAATCACAACCACAAGCAACAGAATGTTTTCCCTGCTTGTCTTATATGATATGCAGACGCTCTATTTTGAACGGGCACTGGAAAAAATTTCTGATGAAGATGCCCACAAAAGATTAGACACAAAAGCAAACCATATAGCATGGCTCACCGGAAGTTTAGTCCAGCAACGCTACGAAATTGCAAACCTGCTGGGGTATTCCGAAAAACAGAAGGCATCTGAATTGTTTCAGGATGGAAAAGGCATACAGGATGGCCTGAAATATCCATCGCTATCACAATTTAGAGACGATTGGAAAAAAATTAGTCCGGTATTGAAAGATCTCCTGGCTAAGATAACGGATCAAAAACTGGATGAAAAATTTGAGATGATGCCCGGCATGTCACTTACTTATTATGAACTGATAACTTTTATCATTTACCGTGAAGCCAACTGCATTGGTCAGATAGCCTTATGGAGACGACTTTTAGGCTATGAAGCCTTACGATATGACGATATGTAA
- a CDS encoding GlxA family transcriptional regulator — protein sequence MKLGILLTQEHRLLSVAAMLDVFETVNKFYAEEGKAPFFDITLLHMDEVSQTYSEYNLMRPDSEKTYDILLIPAFKHDVVPKAVSLNMRWIQWLRQQYERGASVASFCTGAFLLASTGLLDNKPATTHINAEYAFAQAFPAVNLKVDAVVTEEQRVYTSGGATNSFHLMLRLIENFCSRKMAVKTAKVFSVDLDRNQQTYFGTFAPAEDHGDDLVKQTQEVIKKNFREANTIEEIITDVPASRRNLVRRFKQVTGITPIEYLQKTRIEAAKQMLEHSRQSVMEVMFESGYNDLKSFRSLFKKNVGMTPTAYREKFNNLVA from the coding sequence ATGAAATTAGGTATTTTGCTTACACAAGAACACAGGCTTCTAAGCGTTGCAGCTATGCTTGACGTATTTGAGACCGTGAATAAGTTTTATGCAGAGGAAGGGAAGGCCCCTTTTTTTGATATTACTCTTTTGCATATGGATGAGGTATCGCAGACCTATTCTGAATATAATCTGATGCGACCTGATTCCGAAAAAACATATGATATTTTGCTTATCCCGGCTTTTAAGCATGATGTTGTACCAAAAGCAGTTTCGCTCAATATGAGATGGATACAATGGTTGCGGCAACAATATGAAAGGGGAGCTTCGGTTGCAAGTTTTTGTACGGGAGCTTTTCTTTTAGCTTCTACCGGTTTGCTTGACAACAAGCCTGCGACCACCCATATTAATGCCGAATATGCCTTTGCACAAGCTTTTCCTGCCGTAAATTTAAAAGTAGATGCGGTGGTTACAGAAGAACAAAGAGTCTACACGAGTGGAGGTGCTACCAATAGTTTCCATTTGATGTTGCGTCTTATTGAGAATTTTTGCAGCCGAAAAATGGCAGTAAAAACGGCAAAGGTGTTTTCTGTCGATTTGGATAGAAATCAGCAGACTTATTTCGGTACGTTTGCTCCGGCCGAAGATCATGGTGATGATTTGGTTAAGCAGACGCAGGAAGTTATTAAGAAGAATTTCAGGGAAGCCAATACTATTGAAGAAATTATTACGGATGTTCCGGCAAGCAGACGAAATCTGGTAAGGCGTTTTAAGCAGGTAACCGGGATTACTCCTATAGAATATTTGCAGAAAACAAGGATTGAAGCAGCCAAACAGATGCTGGAGCATTCGAGACAGAGCGTAATGGAGGTGATGTTTGAGTCGGGTTATAACGACTTGAAATCATTCCGAAGCCTGTTCAAAAAAAATGTTGGAATGACACCGACAGCCTACAGGGAAAAATTCAATAATCTTGTTGCCTGA
- a CDS encoding VOC family protein yields the protein MLNNSKAFSGFSVDDSQKAKKFYGEILGLDIEEDAEMEGILTLKPAGGNSIIIYTKENHEPATYTILNFPVKDIEQAVDELTKRGIVFEQYGGNIKTDKKGIFRGGGPLIAWFKDPAGNILSVLQEE from the coding sequence ATGTTAAACAACAGTAAAGCATTTAGTGGATTTTCTGTAGATGATAGCCAAAAAGCTAAAAAATTCTACGGAGAAATATTAGGTCTGGATATAGAAGAAGACGCAGAAATGGAAGGAATACTAACCTTAAAACCCGCCGGAGGAAATTCAATAATTATCTATACCAAAGAAAATCACGAACCGGCTACCTACACCATTCTCAACTTTCCCGTCAAAGATATTGAACAGGCAGTAGATGAACTCACGAAACGAGGCATAGTTTTCGAACAATATGGCGGAAACATAAAAACCGACAAAAAAGGGATTTTTAGAGGTGGAGGCCCGCTTATTGCCTGGTTCAAAGACCCGGCAGGAAACATTCTCTCTGTACTTCAGGAAGAATAA
- a CDS encoding ferritin-like domain-containing protein codes for MKNSNSSATPKSRTTTTKTGNKNSQSKTASASRSQTVKPKSNAAEGLRELFIDQLKDIFWAEKALSKALPKMAKNATAENLKTTIEDHLEVTLEQITRLEQVFESIGKKATAKKCDAMEGLIKEGESILEETEPGAVRDAGIIAAAQKIEHYEIASYGTLCTFAKILGEDEVAKLLEITLNEEKEADVMLTQDANNTINFDAADDIDENEE; via the coding sequence ATGAAAAATTCCAATTCTTCTGCAACACCAAAAAGCAGAACTACCACAACAAAAACCGGTAATAAAAATTCTCAGTCAAAAACAGCATCAGCTTCGCGTTCGCAAACTGTAAAACCAAAATCGAATGCTGCCGAAGGTTTAAGAGAATTGTTCATTGACCAGCTAAAAGATATTTTCTGGGCAGAAAAAGCGCTTTCTAAAGCACTTCCTAAAATGGCTAAAAATGCCACAGCAGAAAATTTAAAAACAACAATCGAAGACCATCTGGAAGTAACCCTCGAGCAAATAACAAGACTTGAACAGGTATTTGAAAGCATCGGGAAAAAAGCCACTGCAAAAAAATGCGATGCAATGGAAGGACTCATTAAAGAAGGAGAAAGCATATTAGAAGAAACAGAACCGGGAGCCGTGCGTGATGCCGGTATCATAGCCGCTGCGCAAAAAATAGAACACTATGAAATTGCCAGTTATGGAACACTCTGCACTTTTGCCAAAATATTAGGAGAAGACGAAGTGGCAAAGCTTTTGGAAATAACATTAAATGAAGAAAAAGAAGCAGATGTTATGCTCACTCAGGATGCTAACAACACCATCAACTTTGATGCCGCCGATGACATTGACGAAAACGAAGAATAA
- a CDS encoding CorA family divalent cation transporter encodes MAIETCNFSDSAIVWTDITNPTKEELEKVSKTYNLSSYTLIDSLDPDHLPKYEEHNKTHFFIVRILQHSHEHEQTVRELSSKIAVFYNSDFIITIHRTAQPIMQEIRKNCIKNGKLETTGGMAIKIIWEMLHSYELPAIKLSDKIDYYESKVFLKKNIPADMIEGMYYLKRKAGLCKKLLLLTNEVVNSVKVEEKDLPALQDVRDLHLKLLTLYGQVQDDANNLLNIYLSLSARKTNDVMKILTIFSVFFMPLTFIAGIYGMNFKFMPELDEKWGYPLALLAMVIVSVIIFIWFRRKKWL; translated from the coding sequence ATGGCTATAGAAACCTGTAATTTTTCAGATAGTGCTATTGTTTGGACCGATATTACCAATCCGACCAAAGAAGAGCTTGAGAAAGTCAGTAAAACATATAATTTGAGCTCCTATACGTTGATTGATAGTCTGGATCCGGACCACCTTCCCAAATATGAAGAGCATAACAAGACACATTTTTTTATTGTCAGAATTCTGCAACATTCTCATGAACATGAGCAAACGGTGAGGGAACTAAGTAGTAAAATAGCTGTTTTTTACAATTCGGATTTTATTATTACCATTCACAGGACCGCGCAGCCCATCATGCAGGAAATACGCAAAAATTGTATAAAGAACGGAAAACTGGAAACAACAGGAGGAATGGCCATAAAGATTATTTGGGAAATGCTGCATTCTTATGAGCTTCCGGCTATAAAACTTTCGGATAAGATTGATTATTATGAATCGAAAGTTTTTCTGAAAAAAAATATTCCGGCAGATATGATTGAAGGAATGTATTATCTGAAAAGAAAAGCAGGGCTTTGTAAAAAATTATTGCTACTTACCAACGAAGTTGTTAATTCGGTTAAGGTGGAGGAGAAAGATTTGCCTGCCTTACAGGATGTTCGGGACCTCCATCTGAAATTACTAACCCTGTACGGCCAGGTTCAGGATGATGCCAACAATTTGCTGAATATCTACTTGTCGCTGTCAGCCAGAAAAACAAATGATGTGATGAAGATTCTCACCATATTTTCGGTCTTTTTTATGCCACTGACTTTTATCGCCGGTATTTATGGGATGAATTTCAAGTTCATGCCCGAGCTGGATGAGAAATGGGGCTATCCGCTTGCTTTGCTGGCTATGGTAATTGTATCGGTCATTATTTTTATCTGGTTTAGAAGAAAGAAGTGGCTATAA
- a CDS encoding SRPBCC family protein, which translates to MKAQEVISRLSDLEVNVGNTERLLSVLSGSVLLYDALVKKPKNLPGALLAGFMIFRGTSGHCFGYALLKDKPKVEKSKNILIKTQIIIDKPVSAVYDFWRNFENLPLFMKHLESVDVLDDETSEWRMKIPGNLGTIPWKAAIIKDEKDKEIRWRSFSDALIHNIGSVQFFDNGDGRTRLYVIIAYYLPFGTIGETIGKVLAPILENTIEEDIKRCKLHFESGLA; encoded by the coding sequence ATGAAAGCACAAGAGGTAATTTCCCGATTGTCTGACCTGGAGGTCAATGTTGGGAATACAGAAAGGCTACTTTCTGTTTTATCAGGTTCAGTACTGCTTTATGATGCCTTAGTTAAAAAGCCAAAAAACCTGCCGGGCGCATTGTTAGCCGGATTTATGATTTTTAGGGGAACCAGTGGTCATTGTTTTGGATATGCATTACTGAAAGACAAACCAAAAGTCGAAAAATCCAAAAATATACTGATTAAGACTCAGATAATTATTGATAAGCCGGTTTCAGCAGTATATGATTTTTGGCGCAATTTTGAAAATCTGCCATTGTTTATGAAACATCTGGAAAGTGTTGATGTTCTTGATGATGAAACTTCGGAATGGAGGATGAAAATCCCGGGAAATCTTGGAACTATTCCATGGAAAGCAGCTATTATCAAAGATGAAAAAGATAAAGAAATTCGTTGGCGTTCCTTTTCAGATGCTTTGATTCATAATATAGGAAGTGTCCAGTTTTTTGATAACGGTGATGGAAGAACAAGATTATATGTTATAATTGCTTATTATCTTCCTTTTGGTACTATAGGAGAAACAATTGGTAAAGTATTGGCCCCAATTTTAGAGAATACTATTGAAGAAGATATTAAAAGATGCAAGCTGCATTTTGAGAGCGGATTAGCATAG
- a CDS encoding ATP-binding protein yields MSVSKTSTIERIIALANEPMVLLDKDFAILYANASFHIKFNLPELASKNRNFLEVIESSFDTHPLKLLFWDVLKTKSIVKEYEINSKNSENNKISFNVEAIEADGETFLLLAFNTNKETEQLQSFLQSVLNSTNYGIASYEAMYNNHGMINDFRITYTNPEVPRNFGLEPKDVIGKTCREVYPGIFKNGIFEKMVKCVETGLPDSYEIAAIHNNKTLWLNATIEKAGNAVAVTSKNITHEKTAALEIEAINALLLNKNKELEQQLLKEFSESFYSYGNGEEFFSSLLLEIATKTKMDYVLLGEVQLNELGEEIIKSISVIAFGEIADNFKYPIKDGPCDEVIKGHYACHPRDSQKLFPESKTLSDLNVEGYIAYPLVGSSGKVIGLISVLHQSEIHDIAYIESLLRIAAKRSEIEFERLQNEKLLEMKNKELERQNVELASFAYISSHDLQEPLRKIQLFASRILFKEKANFSDSSLAYFQSITNAANRMQNLIESLLNYSSMDASEIHFVPTDLNTAIDDIKNNMTDILEKKNARVEVGKLPTLSVIPIQFQQLLTNLISNGLKYSKPDVPPVIKIDAELVTSEELVGKQFWKLDIADNGIGFPQEYEQQIFELFKRLHGKSDYEGTGIGLAICKKIVQKHDGFIRAQGIPGVGSIFSIYLPVV; encoded by the coding sequence ATGTCCGTATCAAAGACATCAACTATTGAAAGGATTATTGCTTTGGCAAACGAACCAATGGTTCTGTTAGACAAAGATTTTGCTATCCTATATGCCAATGCCTCGTTCCATATAAAATTCAACCTGCCGGAATTGGCCTCTAAAAACAGAAATTTTCTTGAGGTCATAGAGAGTTCTTTTGATACCCATCCGCTAAAACTTCTTTTTTGGGATGTGTTGAAAACAAAAAGCATAGTTAAGGAATACGAAATCAACTCTAAAAATTCGGAAAACAATAAAATTTCATTCAATGTTGAGGCTATAGAGGCAGACGGTGAAACATTCCTGCTTCTGGCTTTTAATACCAATAAAGAAACAGAACAGTTGCAGTCCTTTCTGCAGTCAGTGCTAAATTCAACAAATTACGGTATTGCAAGCTATGAGGCGATGTACAATAACCATGGCATGATTAATGACTTCAGAATTACCTATACAAATCCTGAAGTCCCTAGAAATTTTGGACTTGAACCCAAGGATGTCATCGGGAAAACCTGTCGGGAAGTATACCCCGGGATTTTTAAAAATGGGATTTTCGAAAAAATGGTTAAGTGTGTGGAAACCGGGCTACCTGACAGTTATGAAATTGCAGCAATCCATAACAATAAGACCTTGTGGTTAAATGCAACAATTGAAAAGGCCGGCAATGCGGTTGCAGTAACTTCAAAAAACATAACTCATGAAAAAACAGCCGCCTTAGAAATTGAGGCCATCAATGCATTACTTCTCAACAAAAACAAAGAACTCGAACAGCAATTACTTAAGGAATTTTCTGAAAGTTTCTATTCGTATGGAAATGGCGAAGAATTTTTTAGTTCCCTATTACTTGAAATAGCCACAAAAACAAAGATGGACTATGTCCTTTTGGGCGAGGTACAACTAAACGAATTGGGAGAAGAAATTATAAAAAGTATTTCGGTGATAGCTTTTGGAGAAATTGCGGATAATTTCAAATACCCGATAAAAGACGGCCCTTGTGATGAAGTCATTAAAGGTCATTATGCCTGTCATCCGCGTGACAGCCAAAAACTTTTCCCGGAAAGCAAAACGCTTTCGGATTTGAATGTAGAAGGCTATATTGCCTATCCGCTTGTAGGTTCTTCAGGAAAAGTAATCGGGCTTATTTCTGTACTGCACCAAAGTGAAATACACGATATTGCCTACATAGAATCCTTGCTTAGAATTGCTGCAAAAAGAAGCGAAATAGAATTTGAGCGCTTGCAAAATGAAAAACTTTTAGAGATGAAAAACAAGGAATTGGAAAGGCAAAATGTCGAGCTTGCCTCATTTGCCTATATTTCCTCTCATGACCTTCAGGAACCGCTCCGCAAAATACAACTCTTCGCCAGCCGTATACTTTTTAAAGAAAAGGCAAATTTTAGCGACTCTTCCCTGGCCTATTTCCAGAGTATTACAAATGCAGCCAACCGTATGCAGAACCTGATTGAATCCTTACTCAACTATTCCAGTATGGATGCTTCAGAAATTCATTTTGTACCTACAGATCTCAATACAGCAATAGATGACATTAAAAATAATATGACGGACATTCTTGAAAAAAAGAATGCCCGCGTTGAAGTTGGAAAACTGCCTACGCTTTCTGTCATTCCGATTCAATTTCAGCAGCTGCTCACCAACCTGATTTCAAATGGACTGAAATACAGCAAACCAGATGTTCCTCCGGTTATAAAAATAGATGCCGAGCTTGTCACTTCGGAAGAACTCGTCGGAAAACAATTCTGGAAACTGGATATTGCCGATAACGGAATTGGATTTCCACAGGAATACGAACAGCAAATCTTCGAATTATTCAAAAGGCTTCATGGCAAGTCAGACTATGAAGGCACAGGAATAGGCCTTGCCATCTGCAAAAAAATAGTGCAGAAACATGACGGCTTTATACGTGCCCAGGGCATACCCGGTGTAGGTTCTATATTTTCAATATATCTTCCTGTTGTATAA
- a CDS encoding lipocalin family protein, translated as MKKVKILAMAILAISFGACSSDDDSSNNNMGSIAGRYNLTEFNTGAATDFNQDGTASTNQMDESSCYDARRIDFNSDNTFTYDMDYILIDTSTGVAVCADNTVSGTWTATNSVITATYEQENGTEVTLNFVRSNNGRTLTQTTTLTTYPDRNSEGVAYNRVGSVTTVFTKQ; from the coding sequence ATGAAAAAAGTAAAAATTTTAGCTATGGCTATTTTAGCCATCAGTTTTGGGGCTTGTTCAAGTGATGACGATTCATCAAACAACAACATGGGAAGTATCGCAGGAAGATATAACCTGACAGAATTCAACACCGGAGCAGCAACGGATTTTAATCAAGACGGAACAGCATCCACCAATCAAATGGATGAAAGCAGTTGTTATGATGCAAGAAGAATCGACTTCAATTCAGACAATACTTTCACCTATGATATGGATTATATCCTGATTGATACCAGTACAGGTGTTGCAGTTTGTGCAGATAATACGGTAAGTGGCACATGGACTGCTACCAATAGCGTTATAACCGCTACGTACGAACAGGAAAATGGCACAGAAGTAACCTTAAACTTTGTAAGGTCTAACAACGGCAGAACGCTAACCCAAACAACAACCTTGACAACCTATCCTGACAGAAATTCGGAAGGTGTGGCATACAATAGGGTTGGTAGCGTTACAACGGTATTTACCAAACAATAA